The Streptomyces tendae DNA segment GGGCACGGGCGGCGATCGCCTCGTACACCATGCCGACGAGCAGGTCGTCGGCGTCCCGGCGGCCGAACTCGGCGGCGGCCCGGGACATCTCGTACAGCCGGTGCGGGTCGGCGAGCACGGGCAGCACGTTCTGCTGGATCCACTCCGGCGTCAGTTCCGCGTCGTCGACCAGCAGTCCGCCGCCGGCCTTGACCACCGGCTGGGCGTTGAGCCGCTGTTCGCCGTTGCCGATGGGCAGCGGGACGTACGCGGCGGGCAGTCCGACGGCGGAGAGCTCGGCGACGGTCATCGCGCCCGCGCGGCAGAGCATCATGTCCGCCGCCGCGTACGCGAGGTCCATCCGGTCCAGGTAACTTACCGGGATGTAGGGGGGCATGCCCGGCATCTGCTGCACCTGCGGCAGTTCGTTCTTCGGGCCGACCGCGTGCAGGATCTGGATGCCGGCCTGCTGCAGCCACGGAGCGACCTGCTGCACCACCTCGTTGAGCCGGCGGGCACCCTGCGAGCCGCCGGAGACCAGCAGGGTCGGCAGATTGGGGTCGAGGCCGAACGCGGCGCGCGCCTCGGGGCGCACGGCCGCCCGGTCCAGGGTGGCGACCGAGCGGCGCAGCGGGATGCCGATGTAACGGGAGTTGCGGAGCTTGCTGTCCGGGGTGGAGACGGCGACCTGCGCCGCGTACCGGGAGCCGATCTTGTTGGCCAGGCCGGGGCGGGCGTTGGCCTCGTGCACCACGATCGGCACCCCGAGGCGCTTGGCCGCGAGGTAACCGGGCAGGGCGACGTAGCCGCCGAAGCCGACCACGGCGTCGGCCCGGGTGCGCTCCAGGATCTGCTCGGTCGCCTTGATGGTGCCGCGCAGCCGGCCCGGGACGGTGATCAGCTCGGGGGTGGGCTTGCGTGGCAGCGGTACGGCGGGGATCAGCGCCAGTTCGTACCCGCGCTCGGGTACGAGACGGGTCTCCAGGCCGCGCTCCGTGCCCAGGGCCGTGATGCCCACGGTCGGATCCTGCCTGCGCAGCGCGTCCGCGAGGGCGAGCGCGGGCTCGATGTGGCCCGCGGTTCCTCCGCCGGCGAGTACGACATGCACCGAAATTCACCGCTCTCCGGACGTACGCGCCCCCGGGGCACGCCGTCGCATCGTGTTCCATCTCCGGGGCCGCCGAGGACCCCCGATCCGCTTTTTACCAAAACGGGGTTGCCGCATCGCAAGCGCCATCCGCGCAGCGGGGTCCTCACGCGCGAAGGCGATCAGCAACCCGATGGCGAACATGGTCGGCAGCAGGGCGGACCCGCCGTAGGAGAACAGCGGGAGCGGGACACCGGCGATCGGCAGCAGACCGAGCACCGCACCGATGTTGATCACGGCCTGCGCCGTGATCCAGGTGGTCACGCCTCCCGCGGCATACCTGACGAAGGGGTCCTCCGTGCGTCCGGCCACGCGGATACCCGCATAGCCTAGAGCCGCGAACAGGGCGAGCACCGACAGCGTCCCCGCCAGGCCCAGTTCCTCACCGGTGACGGCGAAGATGAAGTCCGTGTGCGCTTCGGGTAGTTCGCCCCATTTCTCCAGACTCGCTCCGAGTCCGGAGCCGAAGATCCCGCCGGAGGCCAGGGCGTAGATCCCGTGCACGGCCTGCCAGCAGTCGACCGGTCCCGTCTGGGGCTCGGTGGCGCCCAGACAGGCGAGCCGGGCCATGCGGTTGGGGCTGGTGCGGATCAGGATCGCGCCGAGCAGCGCGGCGATCGACAGCACCCCGACGAACAGCCGGGTGGGCGCTCCGGCCAG contains these protein-coding regions:
- the murG gene encoding undecaprenyldiphospho-muramoylpentapeptide beta-N-acetylglucosaminyltransferase, with translation MHVVLAGGGTAGHIEPALALADALRRQDPTVGITALGTERGLETRLVPERGYELALIPAVPLPRKPTPELITVPGRLRGTIKATEQILERTRADAVVGFGGYVALPGYLAAKRLGVPIVVHEANARPGLANKIGSRYAAQVAVSTPDSKLRNSRYIGIPLRRSVATLDRAAVRPEARAAFGLDPNLPTLLVSGGSQGARRLNEVVQQVAPWLQQAGIQILHAVGPKNELPQVQQMPGMPPYIPVSYLDRMDLAYAAADMMLCRAGAMTVAELSAVGLPAAYVPLPIGNGEQRLNAQPVVKAGGGLLVDDAELTPEWIQQNVLPVLADPHRLYEMSRAAAEFGRRDADDLLVGMVYEAIAARAHS
- the ftsW gene encoding putative lipid II flippase FtsW is translated as MSSSRTGRPPVQRAARRPAAPRPPRENRLRTAVTRARRAWDRPLTAYYVILGGSLLITVLGLVMVYSASQITALQMSLPGSYFFRKQLLAAVIGGVLLLVASRMPVKLHRALAYPILAGAVFLMALVQVPGIGVAVNGNQNWLSLGGSFQLQPSEFGKLALVLWGADLLARKQDKRLLTQWKHMLVPLVPAAFMLLGLIMLGGDMGTAIILTAILFGLLWLAGAPTRLFVGVLSIAALLGAILIRTSPNRMARLACLGATEPQTGPVDCWQAVHGIYALASGGIFGSGLGASLEKWGELPEAHTDFIFAVTGEELGLAGTLSVLALFAALGYAGIRVAGRTEDPFVRYAAGGVTTWITAQAVINIGAVLGLLPIAGVPLPLFSYGGSALLPTMFAIGLLIAFAREDPAARMALAMRQPRFGKKRIGGPRRPRRWNTMRRRAPGARTSGER